A region of the Myxococcus stipitatus DSM 14675 genome:
GCGCGACGGAGCTCCCGGTCGAACCCGCTGCCGACTGAAGGCGGGAGGACGAGCAGGCGCTCGTGAAGGGTGCGCCTTGCCGCGTGGCTCGGGCGTCGTCACCCGTAACACAACGGGAACGAGGCCCTCATGCGCGCATTGACGTACCAGGGACCCTTCAGGGTCCGAGTGGAGGACAAGCCAGACCCGAAGCTGGAGCACCCTCAGGACGTCATCCTCCGGGTGACTCGCACCGCCATCTGCGGCTCGGACCTGCACTTGATGCACGGCCTGGTGCCGGACACGCGGGTGGGCCACACGTTCGGTCACGAGTTCACCGGCGTCGTGGAGGAGCGGGGCTCGGAGGTCACCCAGTTGCAGAAGGGCGACCGGGTGGTGGTGCCGTTCAACATCTCCTGTGGCATCTGCTTCTATTGCGAGCGCGGGCTCACGGCGCTGTGTGAGAACAGCAACCCGTCGAGCGACGTGGCCTGCGGCGTGTATGGCTATTCGCACACGACGGGCGGCTACGACGGCGGACAGGCGGAGTACGTGCGTGTGCCGTTCGCGGACGTGGGGCCGCTGAAGATTCCGGACGACATGGAGGACGAGGAGGTGTTGTTCCTCGGGGACATCCTGCCGACGGGCTACATGGGCGCGGAGATGGGGGAGATCAAAGGGGGCGAGACGGTGGTGTTCATGCCGAATCGAACCATTCCCGGCGCCGCCGCGGACCTGGAGTTCTCCAGTCGCCCCGGTGTCCCCATGGAGACGGCTCCGCAGCCGCTCGCGGGGGCGCGGGCGCCGATTCGCTGGCAGCTCTCGGGGGTGCGGGTGTTCAAGCATGCGGGGCGCGCGCGGCTGCCTCCGGTGTACGGCACCGCACAGCCGCCCCGAAGGCTCAGTGGTCTGCTGCGGAGGGCTGCGTACGGGATACCTGACCACCGGGCCCGACACTGGATGTTGCTGCTCGTGGCCGACCGTGTGGATGTCTGGGAGCACCGGCTGGCCCGGGGGCTTCCCTGGGTGCTGCCTGCGATGGGGGTGCTCGTGGTGTCGCGGGGGGTGTGGAGGAAGTGGGCTCGGGCCTGAGGGGCGCGGGAGGCTCGGGGTGGAGTGG
Encoded here:
- a CDS encoding alcohol dehydrogenase catalytic domain-containing protein, translating into MRALTYQGPFRVRVEDKPDPKLEHPQDVILRVTRTAICGSDLHLMHGLVPDTRVGHTFGHEFTGVVEERGSEVTQLQKGDRVVVPFNISCGICFYCERGLTALCENSNPSSDVACGVYGYSHTTGGYDGGQAEYVRVPFADVGPLKIPDDMEDEEVLFLGDILPTGYMGAEMGEIKGGETVVFMPNRTIPGAAADLEFSSRPGVPMETAPQPLAGARAPIRWQLSGVRVFKHAGRARLPPVYGTAQPPRRLSGLLRRAAYGIPDHRARHWMLLLVADRVDVWEHRLARGLPWVLPAMGVLVVSRGVWRKWARA